DNA from Elusimicrobiaceae bacterium:
TAAATAATTCTTAACGATATCAATGGTTAATTCGCTGACTCTCATAAAGGTATCACCCCTCAGCTTTTGCTTTTTTACGGGAAGTCGTCTTTTTTACCGGTTTCGGCGGCTCTGCCAGTGGAGCGATATATTTAGCCCTCAGCAAATCCCGAGCGATAGCCTCGTCGGTTATATCGATTTGCTGGCCGGCTGTACCGTTCACCTGGCCGCCGAAACTAATTAATACTTTATATTTCATAATTAGGTGGGATCAGAAGCGGCCATAGTCAGATAAGCCATTTTCTGATCTTCCAGGACTTTAGAGTCAGCTTCAAACCATGCTACGGCGCCTACGGCGTGTTCATCAGCGTATTTTTCCAGGAGCAGCTGCAGCTCAACACCGGGACGGATGTTTACGCCCAGACCGGAAAAGTCGCCGAACACAACAGTCTTTTTAGAGGCTGCAATATTTTCCATAGCGTCGGACTCATAAACCGGGCAACCCAACAGCCGATAATTAAAGCCGTCACGGATATCAGGATTCAGCAGATAACGCTGATCACCGTCTTTCAGTTTGCGGATCGCTTCCAGAGTCTGAGTGCTCATGATCCAGACGCCTTTACCACGGTAGCGCTGGTTAACTTTCATCTGTAACTTAATCAGATCGTCGGCGCTGATAGCAGTAGCAGCGGCAGCGGTAACACTGATACCGGAGGTAGTCAGTACGCCAGTCATGTGACCGGTAGCCCCGGTGCCTTTTAAGAGTTCTGCTTCCATGAATATTGCGATAGCTTCAGCCAGCTTACCGATTACATAGGAAACGATATCAAATTCAGCATTGTTAATCAGGGATTTGGAAATTTTAGCCAGAGCGCCGGCCAGGTTTCCGGATAAGGTTACGGAGGTAAACTTACCAACTTTGGAAGTAAGAGCCGTAAATTCGGCAGCGTACGCCACAGTAACAGCGCTGCTAACCTCTGTGTATTTCGGAAACACCAGGCTTCCCTTAACGCTGTACTGATCAGACAGCTGGAAAATGGGAGAAATGTTTTTAACGGTTTCGATAATTTTCCTTGCGATAGAGGTAGGAATAACAGCGCCGTTATCGCCCATAGTCATATTAGCGGTAGCCACGTCCCGAGATTCTGCCGGCAGAGAACCGGTACGGAGGAACGTTTCAAAAGCTCTCATTTCTGCCTGTTCGGTTTCTTTTGCAGTCGGAGAAGCAGCAGCCGGAGCACCGGGAGCAGTACCGAACTGCCGGGATTCGTTGAACAAGTTAATTGTTTTGTCGATATCTTTAATTTCTTTCATGAGTTCG
Protein-coding regions in this window:
- a CDS encoding phage major capsid protein codes for the protein MNFKKLLEKRNTLVGQINDMFLAAEKENRAFNEDEAKRYDELMKEIKDIDKTINLFNESRQFGTAPGAPAAASPTAKETEQAEMRAFETFLRTGSLPAESRDVATANMTMGDNGAVIPTSIARKIIETVKNISPIFQLSDQYSVKGSLVFPKYTEVSSAVTVAYAAEFTALTSKVGKFTSVTLSGNLAGALAKISKSLINNAEFDIVSYVIGKLAEAIAIFMEAELLKGTGATGHMTGVLTTSGISVTAAAATAISADDLIKLQMKVNQRYRGKGVWIMSTQTLEAIRKLKDGDQRYLLNPDIRDGFNYRLLGCPVYESDAMENIAASKKTVVFGDFSGLGVNIRPGVELQLLLEKYADEHAVGAVAWFEADSKVLEDQKMAYLTMAASDPT